Proteins encoded within one genomic window of Manduca sexta isolate Smith_Timp_Sample1 chromosome 18, JHU_Msex_v1.0, whole genome shotgun sequence:
- the LOC119189738 gene encoding gastrula zinc finger protein XlCGF46.1-like, whose translation MDSDNNSDNFADDSSVVLGDSLSRLDDKSNKQTLKFQPSPWDLYFWLCGHCHLRFSSLSSVRSHCIADHGVCCSWQCADCLERVDEYELFIKHIQTHNSEMLNYCEQCNVKLENGHTHSAIDHPMCKYCGDIFESPELLLHHQNKYQNGKVTLAETRLSLENQCKESWSSYKWACKYCDMITLSKEALRYHSRLVHGKCFGMKCTDCDISLTNFVQFVDHVRMHRENLRYYCPYCDIPLTDETHLKQHTVDSINCNSCGELFQSQRDLCEHISTVKEDIKITYKTRKSKSIKKIEKVITEEDLICNFCGKRTKSLKSLRLHMKRHSDRNRDYTCDRCGKTFLTKSTLSAHIIIHENPDPEVCKICKKTFLTLTRLKKHVKTHYNERPFRCEVCHKCFRLKEHLKSHAVTHTDEMPYHCQYCEKSFKHRNVLKTHENQHTGARPYACEICDMYFANWSNCNKHLKRKHGTTLAKNVITPQGKLPINPKTGKPKKLKDLETVKDWTESIMGSKKRGWSESKAVD comes from the exons ATGGATAGTGACAATAATTCTGATAATTTTGCTGATGATAGTAGTGTAGTCCTAGGAGATAGTCTTTCTAGATTAGATG ataaaagtaataagcaaactttaaaatttcaaCCTTCTCCATGGGATTTATACTTTTGGCTGTGTGGACATTGTCACTTGAGATTCAGTTCTTTATCCAGTGTCCGTAGCCATTGTATAGCTGATCATGGAGTTTGCTGCAGCTGGCAATGTGCTGACTGTTTAGAGAGGGTTGATGAGTATGAACTATTTATCAAACACATACAGACACATAATAGTGAGatgtt GAATTATTGCGAACAGTGCAATGTAAAGCTAGAAAATGGTCATACCCACAGTGCCATAGACCATccaatgtgtaaatattgtggAGACATATTTGAAAGTCCAGAATTACTTTTACACCaccaaaataaataccaaaatggAAAAGTTACCCTAGCTGAAACTCGTTTATCCTTAGAAAATCAGTGTAAAGAATCATGGAGCTCTTATAAGTGGGCTTGTAAGTATTGTGATATGATAACGTTGAGCAAGGAAGCTCTACGGTACCATTCAAGGCTAGTCCATGGAAAATGCTTTGGGATGAAATGTACCGATTGTGATATTAGTTTAACAAATTTTGTACAATTTGTTGACCATGTCAGAATGCACAGAGAGAATCTTAG GTATTACTGCCCGTACTGTGACATTCCTCTTACTGACGAAACACATTTGAAACAGCATACAGTTGATTCCATTAATTGCAATTCCTGTGGTGAGCTGTTTCAAAGCCAACGAGACCTTTGCGAGCACATATCAACCGTCAAAGaggatataaaaattacatacaaaacaagGAAATCTAAAAGCATCAAAAAGATAGAAAAAGTAATCACAGAAGAAGatttaatttgcaatttttGCGGAAAGCGAACAAAAAGTCTGAAGTCACTAAGGTTGCATATGAAACGGCACTCGGACAGGAACAGAGACTACACCTGTGACAGATGTGGTAAAACCTTCTTGACAAAGTCAACCCTATCAGCCCACATCATAATACACGAGAACCCTGATCCCGAGGTCTGCAAGATTTGCAAAAAGACCTTCCTAACTCTAACGAGGCTGAAGAAACACGTAAAAACTCATTACAACGAACGACCGTTTCGCTGCGAAGTGTGTCATAAATGCTTTAGGCTTAAAGAGCATTTGAAAAGTCATGCGGTGACCCACACAGACGAAATGCCGTACCATTGTCAGTATTGCGAGAAGTCTTTTAAACATCGAAATGTTTTAAAGACTCATGAAAACCAGCACACAGGTGCGAGACCATACGCCTGTGAAATCTGTGATATGTATTTTGCTAACTGGTCTAATTGTAACAAGCATCTTAAACGGAAACATGGTACTACCTTAGCTAAGAATGTCATAACGCCGCAAGGGAAACTGCCTATCAATCCAAAGACAGGCAAGCCGAAGAAGTTGAAAGATTTGGAGACAGTCAAAGATTGGACAGAGAGTATAATGGGGAGTAAAAAGAGAGGATGGAGTGAATCTAAGGCGGTTGATTGA
- the LOC119189657 gene encoding uncharacterized protein LOC119189657 — protein MQHISILRDFIQTLLHNFILKRLYPDFATQLCEPLCNCKDSEEEEHDVDWAAICAAFCVDGYTLGGCPLCNSPATSNPVAYQASRVLNTSEGWQAWCNVQCRHGHGGAACNCDRSPFSA, from the exons ATGCAACACATCTCCATACTCAGAGACTTTATCCAGACTTTACTACACAACTTCATACTCAAGAGACTGTATCCTGACTTTGCTACACAACTCT GTGAACCACTGTGCAACTGCAAGGACAGCGAGGAGGAGGAACATGACGTGGACTGGGCCGCGATCTGTGCAGCGTTCTGTGTCGACGGATACACTCTTGGAG GATGCCCGTTGTGCAACTCACCGGCGACGTCCAATCCCGTCGCGTACCAAGCGTCGCGAGTGCTCAACACGTCCGAGGGATGGCAGGCGTGGTGCAACGTGCAGTGCCGTCACGGACACGGCGGCGCCGCGTGCAACTGTGACAGGTCACCGTTTAGCGCGTAA